From one Verrucomicrobiota bacterium genomic stretch:
- a CDS encoding tetratricopeptide repeat protein gives MWRISWTAAVLAVVFCLAGMAWCGEETGGSEPTYPGNLEEGTALERQAVGAFQEHQYAEAARLFEQAWEAYQHPRYQFNIGQCYRHAQQWANAVEAYQRRLDLEPAPPSYIYAHLGRCLLEARQREEANAALRRYLELEPEGDMATQVQQALDTGIWPEDTDRRPPEAVQAARAVHDRAQQLADQGEFEEAAEAFMEGYRQHNQIHELLLNAGLCYLWANRLEQGIEALTQYIETPGADMGALAHLAEARMDEGDLPAARDLYQRYLQRDPDGQFVQQARRVIRFIDHLDPVPTRANIADAKEHVQRAHTHAQARRYRQALQEYETAFAVIPSPTTRYNIGVCHHRMGQPEEALAMFLQYIEQMGDEGSDASVHLNAAQCLADLGRNDDAMEHINAYRRRADAAELPQEQRERDWATEIEEQCKND, from the coding sequence ATGTGGCGAATTTCTTGGACCGCTGCTGTGTTGGCCGTTGTGTTCTGTCTCGCCGGCATGGCGTGGTGCGGCGAAGAAACAGGCGGATCTGAGCCTACCTACCCAGGTAACCTCGAGGAAGGCACGGCGCTCGAGCGCCAGGCCGTGGGCGCGTTCCAGGAACACCAGTACGCCGAAGCCGCACGCCTCTTCGAACAAGCGTGGGAGGCCTACCAGCATCCGCGCTACCAGTTTAATATCGGCCAGTGCTACCGTCACGCCCAGCAGTGGGCCAACGCCGTCGAGGCCTACCAGCGCCGACTCGATCTTGAGCCCGCGCCACCCAGCTACATCTACGCCCACCTCGGCCGCTGCCTGCTCGAGGCACGCCAGCGCGAGGAGGCGAATGCCGCGCTCCGCCGCTATCTCGAGCTCGAGCCCGAGGGCGATATGGCAACGCAGGTCCAGCAAGCGCTTGACACCGGCATCTGGCCCGAGGACACCGACCGCCGGCCGCCGGAAGCGGTCCAGGCAGCACGCGCTGTGCACGACCGCGCCCAGCAACTCGCCGACCAAGGCGAGTTTGAGGAAGCCGCCGAGGCATTCATGGAAGGCTACCGGCAGCACAACCAGATCCACGAGCTCTTGCTCAACGCCGGCCTCTGCTACCTGTGGGCGAACCGTCTCGAACAGGGCATCGAGGCTCTAACACAGTACATCGAGACCCCGGGCGCCGACATGGGCGCCCTGGCCCATCTGGCCGAGGCCCGGATGGATGAGGGCGACCTGCCCGCCGCGCGCGATCTGTATCAACGGTACTTGCAGCGCGACCCCGACGGCCAGTTCGTCCAGCAGGCGCGCCGGGTCATCCGGTTCATCGACCACCTTGACCCCGTGCCGACCAGGGCCAACATCGCCGACGCCAAGGAGCACGTCCAACGCGCCCACACCCACGCCCAGGCGCGCCGGTACCGTCAGGCGCTTCAGGAGTATGAGACCGCCTTCGCCGTCATCCCGTCGCCGACGACCCGCTATAACATCGGCGTGTGCCACCACCGCATGGGGCAGCCCGAGGAGGCCCTCGCCATGTTCTTGCAGTACATCGAACAGATGGGCGACGAGGGAAGCGACGCGTCGGTCCACCTCAACGCGGCTCAGTGCCTGGCCGACCTCGGCCGCAATGACGACGCCATGGAGCACATCAACGCCTACCGGCGCCGCGCCGACGCCGCCGAACTGCCCCAGGAGCAGCGCGAAAGAGACTGGGCCACAGAGATCGAGGAGCAGTGCAAGAACGATTAG
- a CDS encoding tetratricopeptide repeat protein — protein sequence MRWQTWWRVVAFGLVVLSAASALAYEGDPEAARPINERARAAYGAGNYAEAAQLFAQTYQAYGHPEFLYNQAQCLRRAGQNEAALTAYQRYVDVGGPAAVAHIQIGECLTVLGRRDEARQAFERYLELEPEGPHATQAREAVDSGRPPSEQDRRDPAQAREAQAYYDRALEQYTSSNDLDAFVRAMTEGNERYHMPEFLASAARAYSFEERHQDAAAMYRRYVQTPGASADGWYDLGNALLYCSDDAGAVEAWRHYLQVAPQGQHAAEAGEMVHRLSQPGARATGEQVGQAREAVRLAREHYDAGRVAEALREFERAHGLANDRQIYFNICMCYTSLRRWPAAAQHWETYLESGEMGHDAVAHLFAAQAFLGQNNAASASRHIRRYQELAGQHELPNEAANSRWAEGMARDAGRGGSGGQ from the coding sequence ATGAGATGGCAGACGTGGTGGCGCGTGGTGGCGTTCGGCTTGGTGGTGTTGAGCGCGGCGTCGGCGCTTGCATACGAGGGTGACCCCGAAGCGGCGCGGCCGATCAACGAGCGAGCCCGTGCCGCGTACGGGGCGGGCAACTACGCCGAGGCGGCCCAGCTCTTCGCGCAGACCTACCAGGCCTACGGGCACCCGGAGTTCCTCTACAACCAGGCCCAGTGTTTGCGCCGCGCCGGGCAGAACGAGGCGGCCCTTACCGCCTACCAACGCTACGTTGACGTGGGTGGCCCGGCGGCGGTGGCTCACATCCAGATCGGCGAGTGCCTCACCGTGCTCGGCCGGCGTGACGAGGCGCGCCAGGCGTTTGAGCGCTACCTCGAGCTCGAGCCGGAAGGCCCACACGCGACCCAGGCGCGCGAGGCGGTCGACTCGGGCCGGCCTCCAAGCGAGCAGGACCGGCGCGACCCCGCCCAGGCCCGCGAGGCGCAGGCGTACTACGACCGCGCCCTTGAGCAATACACGAGCTCAAACGACCTGGACGCTTTTGTCCGCGCCATGACCGAGGGCAATGAGCGCTACCACATGCCGGAGTTCCTCGCCAGCGCCGCACGGGCCTACTCTTTCGAAGAGCGTCACCAGGATGCCGCCGCCATGTACCGGCGCTACGTCCAGACACCCGGCGCCAGCGCGGACGGCTGGTACGACCTGGGCAACGCGCTGCTCTATTGCAGCGACGATGCCGGCGCTGTGGAGGCTTGGCGCCACTACCTCCAGGTTGCACCCCAAGGGCAACACGCCGCCGAGGCGGGCGAGATGGTCCACCGCCTCTCGCAGCCGGGAGCGCGCGCGACAGGCGAGCAGGTCGGGCAGGCACGCGAGGCGGTGCGCCTGGCAAGAGAGCACTACGACGCCGGGCGTGTCGCCGAAGCGCTGCGCGAGTTCGAGCGTGCACACGGGCTCGCCAACGACCGCCAGATCTACTTCAACATCTGCATGTGTTACACGAGCCTGCGGCGCTGGCCGGCGGCTGCCCAGCACTGGGAAACATACCTCGAGTCGGGCGAGATGGGGCATGACGCCGTCGCCCATCTCTTTGCGGCCCAGGCGTTCCTTGGCCAGAACAACGCGGCGTCGGCGAGCCGCCACATCCGCCGCTACCAGGAACTGGCCGGGCAGCACGAGTTGCCGAACGAGGCAGCGAACAGCCGCTGGGCCGAGGGCATGGCGCGCGACGCAGGCCGCGGCGGCTCGGGAGGACAGTGA
- a CDS encoding tetratricopeptide repeat protein, which yields MESALNRQIGSGIALLVLLFWTGAAAGLDPTGEETTPPATERHYRGSEEEGMPLFQQAAREYEAHNYAEAARLLEQAYAAHEHPLLAYNLGQAHRNAENYEAALTAYRNYIQLCPRDELVNRVYVLIGECLLQLDRRQEANEAFQHYLDLEHDGEYAAQAQRALESGETPSAQDRRDPQAVEQAREICDRAAALWEQEQFQQAAEVFLRGYERMPEMHEFLYDAGLCYLDAQAWNDASRTLRRYVETPGAAHDAWAFLGECYGEMFDFGEAVEAYERYLELEPRGEYAQEARDFVNDTMPFPSETGVRRETGATPGEFERAEVHFNAGREHFDAGRFQEAIGAFESAFEIVPSRALVYNIGLCLSRLGQWQEALTRFEQFLERDDQGMAVIAHLEAAECLIELRRPQDAVRHLDQFATRAQESDLDNEETHTARAEQLRRRAQGGGASTE from the coding sequence ATGGAGTCAGCGCTCAATCGACAGATCGGCAGCGGCATTGCACTGCTCGTGCTCCTGTTCTGGACCGGCGCCGCCGCAGGCCTCGATCCGACGGGTGAGGAAACAACTCCCCCCGCCACCGAACGCCACTACCGCGGCAGCGAGGAGGAGGGCATGCCGCTCTTCCAGCAGGCGGCGCGCGAGTACGAGGCTCACAACTACGCAGAGGCTGCGCGGCTGCTCGAGCAGGCCTACGCCGCCCACGAGCACCCGCTTCTGGCCTACAACTTGGGACAGGCCCACCGTAACGCCGAGAACTACGAAGCGGCGCTGACCGCCTACCGCAACTACATCCAGTTGTGCCCACGCGACGAGCTCGTCAACCGGGTCTACGTCCTGATCGGCGAGTGCCTGCTCCAGCTCGACCGGCGGCAGGAGGCCAACGAGGCGTTCCAGCATTACCTCGACCTCGAGCACGACGGCGAGTACGCCGCCCAAGCCCAGCGCGCTCTCGAGAGCGGCGAGACCCCGAGCGCCCAGGACCGCCGCGACCCGCAGGCTGTCGAGCAGGCCCGTGAGATCTGCGACCGCGCCGCGGCGCTCTGGGAGCAGGAGCAGTTCCAACAGGCGGCCGAGGTGTTCCTGCGCGGCTACGAGCGGATGCCCGAAATGCACGAGTTCCTCTACGACGCCGGGCTCTGCTACCTCGACGCCCAGGCTTGGAACGATGCCTCGCGCACGCTGCGGCGCTACGTCGAGACACCCGGGGCCGCTCATGACGCCTGGGCCTTCCTCGGCGAATGCTACGGGGAGATGTTCGACTTCGGCGAAGCGGTCGAAGCCTACGAACGTTACCTCGAGCTCGAACCGCGAGGCGAGTATGCCCAGGAGGCTCGCGATTTCGTCAACGACACGATGCCTTTCCCCTCCGAAACCGGGGTCCGGCGCGAGACCGGTGCAACGCCAGGCGAGTTCGAGCGGGCCGAGGTGCACTTCAACGCGGGCCGAGAGCATTTCGACGCGGGACGATTCCAGGAGGCCATTGGAGCGTTCGAGAGCGCCTTCGAGATCGTGCCCTCGCGCGCGCTCGTCTACAACATCGGCCTGTGCCTGTCGCGCTTGGGCCAATGGCAAGAGGCGCTCACCCGCTTCGAGCAGTTCCTCGAGCGCGACGACCAGGGCATGGCCGTGATCGCCCACCTCGAGGCGGCCGAGTGCCTCATCGAGCTGCGCCGGCCACAGGATGCCGTCCGGCACCTCGACCAGTTCGCGACGCGCGCGCAGGAGAGCGATCTCGACAACGAGGAAACCCACACGGCGCGGGCCGAGCAACTGCGGCGGCGTGCCCAGGGCGGAGGCGCAAGCACCGAGTAG
- a CDS encoding sigma-54-dependent Fis family transcriptional regulator, which yields MSDTKIILIVDDEENTLRGLKQGLASAEGPSAYTILTADRADKAIEVLQQHSADGTPVDVMLTDLRMPGMNGLDLMRMGQKISPHTQTIMLTAYGTVENAVEAMKLGAFNYLMKPVNLDNLELLVKQAIEARELQSENVELRRRLEEKYGFEKILGGSAPMQRVFESIRQLAPTKANVLILGESGTGKELIANAIHANSPRSAGPFVPVHCAALAKTLLESELFGHERGAFTGAVASKPGRLERANGGTLFLDEISEIDLDIQVKLLRVLETWQFERVGGLKPIHVDVRLIAATNRDLGEQVKAGAFREDLYYRLNVVSITVPPLRERRDDIPILIEAFVAEFAAANRKKVSGIAPDALDALVAYDWPGNVRELRNVIESLIVLTRSPHITLDVLPAQFRTGPSAAGARGAASGSVLLPAGTSLQEAERLLIEEGLRKTGGNVSQAATLLGISRRTLHRKINEFGIRTERASS from the coding sequence ATGAGCGACACGAAGATCATCCTGATCGTTGATGACGAGGAGAACACGCTGCGCGGGCTCAAGCAGGGGCTGGCGAGCGCAGAAGGACCGTCGGCGTACACGATCCTGACGGCCGACCGCGCCGACAAGGCGATCGAGGTGCTCCAGCAGCACAGCGCCGACGGCACACCCGTCGACGTGATGCTGACCGATCTGCGGATGCCGGGCATGAACGGGCTCGATCTGATGCGGATGGGGCAGAAGATCAGTCCGCACACGCAGACGATCATGCTCACCGCCTACGGCACGGTCGAGAACGCCGTTGAGGCGATGAAGCTCGGGGCGTTCAACTACCTCATGAAGCCGGTGAACCTCGACAACCTCGAGCTGCTGGTCAAGCAGGCGATCGAAGCGCGCGAACTCCAGAGCGAGAACGTCGAGCTGCGCCGCCGGCTCGAGGAGAAGTATGGGTTCGAGAAGATCCTCGGCGGCTCGGCGCCCATGCAGCGCGTGTTCGAAAGCATCCGCCAGCTCGCGCCGACCAAAGCCAACGTGCTCATCCTCGGCGAGAGCGGCACAGGCAAGGAGTTGATCGCCAACGCCATCCACGCCAACTCGCCGCGGTCCGCCGGACCGTTTGTGCCTGTGCACTGCGCCGCGCTGGCCAAGACGCTGCTCGAGAGCGAGCTGTTCGGCCACGAGCGAGGGGCGTTCACCGGCGCGGTGGCCAGCAAGCCGGGCCGGCTCGAGCGCGCCAACGGCGGCACGCTGTTCCTCGACGAGATCAGCGAGATCGACCTCGACATCCAGGTCAAGCTCCTGCGCGTGCTCGAGACCTGGCAGTTCGAGCGCGTCGGCGGGCTCAAACCGATCCATGTTGACGTGCGGCTCATCGCGGCGACCAACCGCGACCTGGGCGAGCAGGTCAAGGCGGGCGCGTTCCGCGAGGATCTCTACTACCGGCTCAACGTCGTGAGCATCACCGTGCCGCCGCTGCGCGAGCGGCGCGACGACATCCCGATCCTGATCGAGGCGTTCGTGGCCGAGTTCGCGGCGGCGAACCGCAAGAAGGTCAGCGGCATCGCGCCCGATGCGCTCGACGCCCTTGTGGCCTACGACTGGCCGGGCAACGTGCGCGAGCTGCGCAACGTGATCGAGAGCCTCATCGTGCTGACGCGGTCGCCGCACATCACGCTCGACGTGCTGCCCGCGCAGTTCAGGACCGGCCCCTCCGCGGCGGGTGCGCGCGGCGCGGCGTCCGGCTCGGTGCTGTTGCCGGCGGGCACGTCGCTCCAGGAAGCCGAGCGGCTCCTGATCGAGGAAGGCCTTCGCAAGACGGGCGGCAACGTGTCGCAGGCCGCCACGCTGCTCGGCATCAGCCGCCGCACGCTGCACCGCAAGATCAACGAGTTCGGCATCCGCACCGAGCGCGCGTCTTCCTGA